Below is a window of Thermotoga sp. DNA.
AAAAAGCAGGGGAGAATCCCCTGCTTTTTTGTTGATCGAACGCGTAACTAACCCGTTTCCATACCTCAAAGGAAGTATTGAAACGGGTAATAGTCAAAGAGAATGAACTTGTGGTGGAGAATTTGTTTCCATACCTCAAAGGAAGTATTGAAACTCGTTGGTTTTCGAAGAAATTATACCACAGGCTTTTTTGGAAGGCAAGAGTATTTCTTACTTTTCTGATACTGGTTCATCATAAACCATTCTAACACACGAACTGGTATCATCAAGTACTGAGTGAAAAGACGGAATAATTGCATAGTCAAAGAAAGATGGAAAAGGAGGGAAAAACCAAAGATAGATTACATTGACCTAGGTCAAGGGTTTTTGGGGTGTTTTGAGGGAAAATCGTATAGTTACCAGTTTCACAAACACAAACAAAAAGGTCTGCCTTAAAATGTTTATGGATAAATGTACAATTTGTGTATTCAAGATATTTTTACGTGGACAGATTCAGGTATATACTCACATATTTTCTCGTGTTGTCATCCATTATTCCATTTCTCCTGCATAACTTCCGCTATCACAAACCCGCTTAAATTTCTCCGTTACCGGTAATTGCATACTCTGTATCTACCTCTACATGCCTTATACAAACATTGCCCGCTTTGTGAACAATTGGAACTAATCTGGTTTTTGTGAATAAAACTTGATTATTTATATTCAACAAAGATTTTTCTAACGCATGCCTATCACAAAGTGTAATTGATATTCCAAATTGAAAAAATAATATGTAAAGTACTGCTTTTACAAAACTGAAAATAATAGTGAAAAAATACGTCATACAAATCTGGATGGATAATTCTATAATTATGCTACCAAGAACTAAAAGGAGGGTTCTCCCATGAAAGAGAAAGTTGTTCTCGCATACAGTGGAGGACTGGACACTTCCGTCATCTTAAAATGGCTTTGTGAAAAAGGCTTTGAAGTGATCGCCTATGTGGCAAATATAGGTCAAAAAGATGATTTCGAAGCCATAAAAAAGAAAGCTTTGAAAACAGGTGCCTCTAAGGTCTACATCGAGGACCTTCGAAGGGAGTTTGTAACAGACTACATATTCACCGCTCTTCTCGGCAACGCTGTCTACGAGGGAAGGTACCTTCTTGGAACAGCGATTGCTCGTCCTCTCATTGCAAAAAGACAGGTTGAAATAGCGGAAAAAGAGGGTGCTCAATATGTTGCGCATGGTGCAACAGGGAAGGGAAATGATCAGGTGAGGTTCGAGCTCACCTATGCCGCTTTGAATCCGAATCTCAAAGTGATATCGCCATGGAAGGATCCAGAGTTTCTCTCCAGATTCAAGGGAAGAACCGATTTGATAAATTACGCTAGGGAAAAGGGTATCCCTGTGAAGGTTTCCAAAAAAAGGCCCTACAGCGAGGACGAAAATCTCATGCACATATCCCATGAAGCGGGAAAACTGGAAGATCCCATGTACATACCAGACGAGGATGTGTTCTCATGGACCGTCTCTCCAAAAGAAGCTCCAGACGAAGAGACGCTCCTTGAAATTCACTTCAAAAAAGGAGTGCCGGTGAAAGTTGTAAATTTGAAAGAGAAAACAGAAAAGACAGATCCACTTGAGCTCTTCGAATACCTCAACGAAATCGGGGCGAAGAACGGTGTTGGAAGGTTGGACATGATGGAGAATAGATTCGTCGGTATAAAGTCAAGAGGCGTCTACGAAACACCGGGAGCGGCTATTCTGTGGGTTGCCCATAGGGATCTTGAAGGAATCACCATGGACAAGGAAGTGATGCACCTTCGCGATATGCTCGCACCGAAGTTTGCCGAGCTCATCTACAACGGATTCTGGTTCTCACCGGAAATGGAGTTTTTGCTCGCAGCCTTCAGAAAATCTCAGGAGAACGTGACTGGAAAGGTAATCGTATCCATATACAAGGGTAACGTCATGCCAGTCGCAAGATATTCGCCGCTTTCTTTGTATAACCCAGAACTTTCTAGCATGGACGTTGAAGGAGGTTTTGATGCGACGGACTCTAGAGGTTTCATAAACATCCATGCTCTGAGACTCAAGGTGTATCAACTCGCGAAGAAGGGGTATGAAAAATGAGTGAGAAACTCTGGGAAAAGGGCTATACAGTTGACGAAGAGGTAGAAAAGTTCACAGTGGGAGATGATTACATCGTTGACATGAAAATAATAAAGTACGATATAAAGGCTTCTATTGTGCATTCAAGAATGCTCCAGAGAATAGGACTTCTAACACAGGAGGAACAGAAAAAGATAGAGGAGGCACTCAACGAACTTCTTCAGCTTGTGAAAGAGGGAAAGTTCCAAATAAAACCAGAAGAAGAGGATTGCCACACCGCCATAGAGAACTTTCTTGTGAAGAAGTTAGGGGAAGTTGGAAAAAAGATCCATACAGCACGTTCCAGAAACGATCAGGTGCTCACTGCCTTGAGACTCATGTACAAGGAGGAACTGGAAGAGATAAAAGAACTGATCGTCGAGCTCCAAAAAAGCTTGAACAGATTCATCGAGAAGTTTGGAGAAGTGAAATTTGCTGGCTTCACCCACACTAGAAAAGCGATGCCAACGGATTTTGCAACGTGGGCAGGTGCCTTGAGGGATGCCTTGCAGGATGATTTGAAACTCATTGAGACAGCGTACG
It encodes the following:
- a CDS encoding argininosuccinate synthase, which codes for MKEKVVLAYSGGLDTSVILKWLCEKGFEVIAYVANIGQKDDFEAIKKKALKTGASKVYIEDLRREFVTDYIFTALLGNAVYEGRYLLGTAIARPLIAKRQVEIAEKEGAQYVAHGATGKGNDQVRFELTYAALNPNLKVISPWKDPEFLSRFKGRTDLINYAREKGIPVKVSKKRPYSEDENLMHISHEAGKLEDPMYIPDEDVFSWTVSPKEAPDEETLLEIHFKKGVPVKVVNLKEKTEKTDPLELFEYLNEIGAKNGVGRLDMMENRFVGIKSRGVYETPGAAILWVAHRDLEGITMDKEVMHLRDMLAPKFAELIYNGFWFSPEMEFLLAAFRKSQENVTGKVIVSIYKGNVMPVARYSPLSLYNPELSSMDVEGGFDATDSRGFINIHALRLKVYQLAKKGYEK